A stretch of Gossypium hirsutum isolate 1008001.06 chromosome A06, Gossypium_hirsutum_v2.1, whole genome shotgun sequence DNA encodes these proteins:
- the LOC107962563 gene encoding protein SRG1 produces MCIYYSSLKLDDYGERGSKAILKVMTMNSEVPKLGSSLLVSSVQELAKNPLKEVPPRYVRTDEDSPIISHTNPLPQVPVIDMQKLSSKEELEQLHYACKEWGFFQLINHGVSPSLVEKMKMETQEFFNLPMEEKKKVWQKPDELEGYGQAFVVSEEQKLNWGDMFYMITLPTYLRKPHLFPNLPLTFRETLEAYSVELKYLAMKLLEVMGKALGMDPNDLRVLFEEGHQGMRMNYYPPCPQPELAIGLNSHSDATGLTILLQINDMEGLQIRKNGIWVPIKPLPNAFVINIGDIMEIVSNGIYRSIEHRATVNSVKERVSVATFYSPKLEGGMGPAPSLITPQTPPLFRRIGVADYFKGFFSRELRGKSYVDVFRLQNEEINTK; encoded by the exons ATGTGCATTTATTACTCTTCTTTAAAATTGGATGATTATGGAGAGAGAGGCAGCAAAGCCATTCTCAAAGTAATGACTATGAACTCAGAGGTACCAAAGTTAGGAAGCTCACTCTTGGTATCTAGTGTCCAAGAGTTAGCAAAGAACCCACTGAAAGAAGTTCCACCTCGATACGTACGCACTGATGAAGACTCACCCATCATATCTCACACAAATCCGTTGCCACAAGTCCCTGTCATAGATATGCAGAAGCTATCTTCCAAAGAAGAACTGGAGCAGCTGCATTATGCATGCAAAGAGTGGGGTTTCTTCCAG TTAATCAACCATGGAGTGAGCCCTTCATTGGTGGAAAAAATGAAGATGGAGACCCAAGAGTTTTTCAATCTTCCAATGGAGGAGAAAAAGAAGGTTTGGCAAAAACCAGATGAACTAGAGGGATATGGACAGGCCTTTGTTGTGTCCGAGGAGCAGAAGCTTAACTGGGGAGATATGTTCTATATGATCACTCTTCCAACTTATTTAAGAAAACCTCACTTGTTCCCTAATCTCCCACTCACCTTCAG AGAAACCTTGGAAGCTTATTCTGTAGAACTGAAATATCTTGCCATGAAACTGTTAGAGGTTATGGGAAAAGCTCTAGGGATGGACCCTAATGACTTGAGAGTGTTGTTTGAGGAAGGGCACCAAGGGATGAGGATGAACTACTATCCCCCATGTCCACAGCCAGAGCTTGCAATTGGTCTCAACTCCCACTCTGATGCCACTGGCCTCACCATTCTACTCCAGATCAACGACATGGAAGGCCTCCAGATAAGGAAAAATGGGATTTGGGTTCCCATTAAACCACTTCCAAATGCATTTGTGATCAACATCGGAGACATCATGGAG ATTGTTTCCAATGGGATTTACCGAAGCATTGAGCATCGTGCGACAGTGAATTCAGTTAAAGAAAGGGTCTCAGTTGCTACATTCTACAGCCCCAAATTGGAGGGGGGTATGGGTCCAGCACCAAGCCTGATTACTCCACAAACTCCACCACTGTTCAGGAGAATAGGCGTTGCTGATTACTTCAAAGGTTTTTTCTCCCGCGAGCTCCGTGGAAAATCCTATGTGGATGTCTTCAGACTTCAAAATGAggaaatcaatacaaaataa